In a genomic window of Acropora muricata isolate sample 2 chromosome 2, ASM3666990v1, whole genome shotgun sequence:
- the LOC136909105 gene encoding uncharacterized protein has protein sequence MEKFIELGKTFQLQGAELLTFVEKHQELKREEKCRRVDEEKEERLRIAAEDKEERCRALDVYSRLSEEAALDYGKMKIALMRRYDLTEDGYRRKFRISTPETDKSPDQFIVRLSTYLIRWLELSKTEKTFEGLKDLIVKEQFINSCLKELAVHLREQAPETLEEMVKIADQYLDAHGKHVLSPTQNKQPTLPEKEDNKKPPSYTSLLYCYRCNGLGHWAANCPTKKWFLCGRHGHEARNCKSSVPRSGGQIKNGNPVPRKQVSAGCIAQFSPPQATPEDIQACIEDEQLLLACGKKIPLLSSACVQPLSGARSKMPVVKGKIGDKTVDVLRDTGCSSVVVKKRARLGRTRKGKSLEKYKDRKDIKVKGEQEVSFEVKDGVLYRSYKHPHVNGGKPIRQVMVPMPLRRQLMEIAHESIMGGHMGVKKTADKIQKAFYWPGIQGDISRHCKSCDICQKTVNKGSVPKVPLQKMPLIDMPFKRVAIDLIGPISPSSEAGHRYILTLVDYAARFPEAVSLKNIDTETVAEALVDIFSRLGIP, from the exons ATGGAGAAGTTTATAGAGTTAGGCAAAACGTTTCAGCTGCAAGGTGCTGAATTGCTTACATTTGTTGAGAAACATCAAGAGTTGAAACGAGAGGAGAAATGCAGGAGAGTAGacgaagagaaagaagaaagattgAGAATAGCGGCAGAAGACAAAGAAGAGAGAT GCCGAGCGCTAGATGTTTACTCCCGTTTATCAGAAGAAGCAGCCTTAGATTATGGTAAGATGAAGATAGCTCTTATGAGAAGGTACGATCTTACAGAAGATGGCTATAGGCGAAAATTTAGAATCTCGACGCCTGAGACTGATAAGAGTCCAGACCAGTTTATTGTTCGATTGTCCACTTACCTGATTCGGTGGCTCGAGTTATCGAAAACGGAAAAGACTTTTGAGGGACTAAAGGACTTGATTGTAAAAGAGCAGTTCATCAATTCATGTCTTAAGGAACTTGCTGTTCACTTGCGTGAGCAAGCACCTGAAACCCTAGAGGAGATGGTGAAaatcgctgaccagtacttaGATGCGCATGGAAAGCACGTGCTTAGTcccacacaaaacaaacagcctACACTACCGGAGAAGGAAGACAATAAGAAGCCACCAAGTTATACGTCTCTGCTGTACTGCTACAGGTGTAATGGCCTAGGACACTGGGCTGCTAATTGTCCGACCAAGAAATGGTTTTTGTGTGGTAGGCACGGCCAtgaagcaagaaactgtaaatcCAGTGTACCAAGGTCAGGAGGGCAGATCAAAAATGGTAACCCTGTGCCGCGAAAGCAGGTTAGTGCTGGATGTATAGCTCAATTTTCACCACCACAAGCTACGCCGGAAGATATCCAGGCGTGCATTGAGGATGAGCAACTCCTCTTGGCCTGTGGTAAGAAAATTCCTCTACTGAGTAGTGCCTGTGTTCAGCCGTTATCTGGAGCGAGGAGTAAAATGCCAGTGGTTAAAGGGAAGATAGGCGACAAGACTGTCGATGTGCTAAGAGACACCGGATGTAGTAGTGTTGTGGTGAAAAAAAGAGCTCGTCTCGGAAGAACA CGCAAAGGTAAGAGCCTGGAGAAGTACAAGGACCGAAAAGACATTAAAGTGAAAGGAGAGCAGGAGGTGAGTTTTGAAGTAAAGGACGGTGTGTTATACAGGAGTTACAAGCACCCTCATGTAAACGGCGGTAAACCGATTAGGCAAGTGATGGTACCAATGCCTTTGCGACGTCAACTGATGGAGATTGCCCACGAATCTATTATGGGAGGACATATGGGTGTCAAGAAAACCGCTGACAAGATCCAGAAAGCATTCTActggccaggtattcaaggtGACATTTCCAGACACTGCAAATCGTGTGATATTTGCCAGAAGACAGTAAATAAAGGATCAGTTCCCAAGGTCCCATTACAGAAGATGCCACTAATTGACATGCCCTTCAAACGGGTAGCCATTGATCTCATTGGCCCGATAAGTCCCTCTAGTGAAGCAGGCCACAGATACATCCTCACTCTCGTGGATTATGCTGCGCGTTTCCCCGAAGCGGTTTCTTTGAAGAATATTGACACGGAGACAGTTGCTGAGGCCTTAGTTGATATCTTCAGCCGCCTAGGAATTCCATAA
- the LOC136899119 gene encoding uncharacterized protein has product MFWAACSLGYFGFLRASEFTVPSLACFSPSSYLGVQDIAVDSPSAPSCMRLKIKGSKTDPFRKSAFIRIGLGRPPLCAVHSVMSYLAHRGSVPGPLFLFQNGQPLSCFLLTDWLRQILASANIPGNFSSHSFRIGAATVAARNGVPDHLIQALGRWSSSAYQLYIRTPSEWLAALSTKLA; this is encoded by the coding sequence aTGTTCTGGGCTGCTTGCTCCCTTGGGTACTTTGGCTTTCTTCGTGCCTCAGAGTTCACTGTCCCAAGTCTAGCTTGCTTCTCTCCTTCAAGTTATTTAGGTGTCCAAGACATTGCCGTGGATTCCCCATCTGCACCCTCATGCATGCGTTTAAAGATCAAGGGTTCAAAAACTGATCCATTTCGGAAAAGCGCTTTTATCCGCATTGGCCTTGGCCGGCCCCCGCTCTGTGCTGTCCACTCGGTGATGTCCTATCTTGCCCACAGGGGTAGCGTCCCTGGTCCCTTGTTTCTGTTCCAGAATGGGCAGCCTCTCTCGTGCTTCTTGCTTACGGACTGGCTGAGGCAAATCTTGGCATCAGCTAACATCCCAGGCAACTTCTCCAGCCACAGCTTCCGCATCGGGGCGGCCACTGTGGCGGCTCGCAATGGAGTACCCGACCACCTCATCCAAGCCTTGGGACGCTGGTCAAGCTCCGCTTATCAGCTTTATATCAGAACTCCATCCGAGTGGTTAGCGGCCCTCTCCACTAAACTAGCATAG
- the LOC136909108 gene encoding uncharacterized protein — MSLNRLPSNREDAVKRLKSTRRTLDKKPLMKQHYFDFMLEKGHAEPVPKTELSPSTPHWYLPHFGVYHPQKPDKICVVFDSAAETKGTSLNKVLLSGPGLTNNLLGVLLRFRQDIVGFVGNIEQMFHSFLVQEQHRDLLRFFWYKDNDPNRELTEYRMKVRVFGNTYSPAAAAFCLRRTADVGEQEFGSDAKDFLYDNFNVDDGLKSVANPAEDIDLLTRTRAMLGKANLRLHKIASIHPEVTHAFPREDQASDLCDLDFSLDTVPVGVQWDISADTFTFKVSLVKRPFTSRGMLPVLNSQSTGTCSSSYC; from the coding sequence ATGAGTTTAAACAGGCTTCCCAGCAACCGAGAAGATGCAGTCAAACGTCTGAAGTCCACTAGACGGACACTTGACAAGAAACCGTTGATGAAACAGCACTACTTTGACTTCATGCTTGAAAAAGGTCATGCAGAACCCGTACCGAAAACAGAATTAAGCCCTTCTACTCCACACTGGTATCTGCCTCACTTTGGAGTGTACCACCCCCAAAAACCAGATAAAATATGTGTGGTTTTTGACTCCGCAGCTGAAACCAAAGGAACGTCCCTGAACAAGGTACTGCTCTCAGGACCTGGCCTCACAAACAACCTACTAGGCGTCCTGCTACGCTTCCGGCAAGACATTGTGGGTTTTGTGGGGAACATTGAACAAATGTTCCACTCCTTCTTAGTTCAAGAACAACACAGGGACCTATTGCGATTTTTCTGGTACAAGGATAACGATCCAAACAGAGAGCTGACTGAATACCGAATGAAAGTTCGTGTCTTTGGAAACACCTACTCACCAGCAGCGGCTGCTTTCTGCCTTAGAAGAACAGCGGATGTTGGAGAGCAAGAATTTGGCTCAGATGCCAAAGACTTTTTGTACGACAATTTCAATGTTGATGACGGGTTAAAGTCTGTGGCCAATCCAGCTGAAGATATTGACCTGTTGACTCGCACAAGAGCCATGTTAGGCAAAGCAAATCTACGTCTACATAAGATAGCATCTATTCATCCAGAAGTGACTCATGCCTTTCCAAGAGAAGACCAAGCCTCCGACCTCTGCGACCTAGACTTCTCTCTAGATACTGTGCCAGTAGGGGTGCAGTGGGACATATCAGCAGACACATTCACCTTTAAAGTTTCTCTGGTGAAGAGGCCATTTACAAGCCGAGGCATGCTCCCCGTCCTCAATAGTCAGTCCACTGGGACTTGCAGTTCCAGTTATTGTTAG